The Polyodon spathula isolate WHYD16114869_AA chromosome 23, ASM1765450v1, whole genome shotgun sequence genome has a window encoding:
- the LOC121298078 gene encoding pre-mRNA-processing factor 6-like, producing MASKTTGPPGRGGGGGGGGRGRGGGGVAAGGSGGGRGGGAGGSGGGRGGGTGGSGGGGSLTSSLSAAGAASAMTGTLKKKKKPFLGMPAPLGYVPGLGRGATGFTTRSDIGPARDANDPVDDRHAPPGKRTVGDQMKKVEDEEEDLNDTNYDEFNGYAGSLFSSGPYEKDDEEADAIYSALDKRMDERRKERRELREKEEIEKYRMERPKIQQQFSDLKRKLAEVTEEEWLSIPEVGDARNKRQRNPRHEKLTPVPDSFFAKHLQSGEKNTSVDPRQTQFDSLNAFPGGLSSPFPGGMTPGLMTPGTGELDMRKIGQARNTLMDMRLSQVSDSVSGQTVVDPKGYLTDLNSMIPTHGGDINDIKKARLLLKSVRETNPHHPPAWIASARLEEVTGKLQVARNLIMKGTEMCPKSEDVWLEAARLQPGDTAKAVVAQAVRHLPQSVRIYIRAAELETDIRAKKRVLRKALENVSKSVLLWKAAVELEEPEDARIMLSRAVECCPTSVELWLALARLETYENARRVLNKARENIPTDRHIWITAAKLEEANGNTQMVEKIIDRAITSLRANGVEINREQWIQDAEECDKAGSVVTCQAVIKAVIGIGIEEEDCKHTWMEDAESCISHGALECARAIYAHALQVFPSKKSVWLRAAYFEKNHGTRESLEALLQRAVAHCPKAEVLWLMGAKSKWQAGDVPAARSILALAFQANPNSEEIWLAAVKLESENNEYERARRLLAKARSSAPTARVFMKSVKLEWVLGNIAAAQDLCCEALKHYEDFPKLWMMKGQIEEQTENMDKAREAYNQGLKKCPQSMPLWLLLSSLEEKAGQLTRARAILEKSRLKNPQNPELWLESVRLEYKAGLKNIANTLMAKALQECPNSGILWAEAVFLEARPQRKTKSVDALKKCEHDPHVLLAVAKLFWSERKITKAREWFHRTVKIEPDLGDAWAFFYKFELQHGTEEQQGEVMKRCENVEPRHGELWCEQSKHILNWQKKIGEILVLVAAKIKNTF from the exons TGCTACTGGTTTCACCACACGTTCTGATATCGGTCCTGCCCGAGATGCCAATGACCCGGTGGACGATCGCCATGCTCCTCCAGGGAAGAGGACCGTGGGGGATCAGATGAAGAAGGtggaggatgaagaggaggatcTCAATGACACCAACTATGATGAG tttaatGGCTATGCTGGTAGCTTGTTTTCAAGTGGGCCGTATGAAAAAGATGACGAAGAGGCAGAtgctatttattcagcgcttgatAAGAGAATGGATGAAAGGAGAAAGGAAAGAAG GGAACTGAGAGAGAAGGAGGAAATCGAGAAGTACCGTATGGAGCGTCCCAAAATTCAACAGCAGTTTTCCGATCTGAAG AGGAAGCTGGCCGAGGTCACCGAGGAAGAGTGGCTCAGTATTCCTGAAGTTGGCGATGCCCGAAACAAGCGGCAGAGGAACCCACGCCATGAAAAACTGACTCCTGTACCGGACAGCTTCTTCGCCAAACACTTGCAGTCTGGAGAAAAAAACACGTCTGTAGATCCGAGGCAAACG CAATTTGATAGTTTGAACGCTTTCCCTGGTGGTTTGAGTTCTCCTTTTCCGGGGGGAATGACCCCTGGACTGATGACCCCAGGGACAGGGGAGCTGGACATGAGGAAGATCGGCCAGGCCAGGAACACCTTGATGGACATGCGGCTCAGTCAG gtgTCTGATTCTGTGAGCGGACAGACAGTTGTGGACCCTAAGGGTTACTTGACTGATCTGAACTCTATGATCCCAACTCACGGAGGGGATATTAA TGATATTAAGAAGGCCAGGCTGCTGCTGAAGTCTGTGCGTGAAACGAACCCGCACCACCCCCCTGCCTGGATCGCCTCGGCTCGACTGGAGGAGGTCACAGGCAAGCTGCAGGTCGCCAGGAACCTCATTATGAAGGGCACGGAGATGTGCCCAAAG AGTGAAGACGTGTGGCTGGAAGCAGCCCGTTTGCAGCCTGGGGACACTGCGAAGGCTGTGGTGGCTCAGGCTGTCCGGCACCTGCCTCAGTCTGTCCGGATTTACATCCGAGCAGCCGAGCTCGAGACAGACATCCGGGCCAAGAAACGTGTCCTCCGGAAAG CCCTCGAGAATGTTTCTAAGTCGGTGCTTCTCTGGAAAGCGGCTGTTGAACTGGAGGAGCCTGAAGATGCCAGGATTATGCTCAGCAGGGCTGTAGAGTGCTGTCCAACCAGTGTTGAG CTTTGGTTGGCCCTCGCCAGACTGGAGACCTATGAGAACGCCAGGAGGGTGTTGAACAAAGCTCGTGAAAACATTCCCACTGACCGTCATATCTGGATCACTGCCGCCAAGCTGGAAGAAGCCAATGGTAACACTCAGATGGTGGAGAAGATCATTGACAGAGCGATCACCTCTCTCCGGGCCAACGGAGTCGAAATCAACAGGGAACAGTGGATTCAG GATGCAGAGGAGTGCGATAAGGCTGGCAGCGTGGTAACTTGCCAGGCTGTCATCAAAGCCGTGATCGGCATCGGGATTGAAGAGGAGGACTGTAAGCACACATGGATGGAAGATGCAGAAAGT tgcattTCCCATGGTGCCCTGGAGTGCGCACGAGCCATTTATGCCCACGCTCTGCAGGTCTTCCCCAGCAAAAAGAGTGTGTGGCTGAGAGCAGCATACTTTGAGAAGAACCACGGAACCAG GGAGTCTTTAGAGGCACTGTTACAGAGGGCTGTGGCTCACTGCCCGAAGGCTgaggtcctgtggctgatgggtGCAAAGTCGAAGTGGCAAGCAGGTGATGTCCCTGCAGCCAGAAGTATTTTGGCACTGGCTTTTCAG GCAAATCCGAACAGCGAGGAAATTTGGTTGGCTGCTGTGAAGCTTGAGTCTGAAAACAATGAATATGAAAGAGCAAGAAGGCTTTTGGCAAAAGCCAGAAGCAGCGCCCCCACTGCAAGG GTGTTTATGAAGTCTGTGAAGCTAGAGTGGGTGTTGGGAAATATCGCTGCAGCCCAGGATCTTTGCTGTGAGGCTTTGAAACATTATGAAGACTTCCCTAAGCTGTGGATGATGAAGGGGCAGATCGAGGAGCAGACTGAAAACATGGACAAGGCTCGAGAGGCTTACAACCAGGGG CTGAAGAAGTGCCCACAGTCCATGCCTCTCTGGCTGCTGCTGTCCAGCCTGGAAGAGAAAGCCGGGCAGCTTACCAGAGCCAGAGCCATCCTGGAGAAATCTCGTCTGAAAAACCCCCAGAACCCAGAGCTCTG GCTGGAGTCTGTAAGGCTGGAATACAAAGCCGGTCTCAAGAACATTGCGAACACACTGATGGCCAAGGCACTCCAAGAATGTCCCAACTCTG gaataCTTTGGGCTGAAGCAGTTTTCCTTGAAGCTAGACCACAAAGAAAGACCAAGAGTGTAGATGCTTTAAAGAAATGTGAACATGATCCACATGTCTTACTGGCAGTTGCAAA GTTGTTCTGGAGTGAACGAAAGATAACCAAAGCCAGAGAGTGGTTTCACAGGACAGTTAAAATTGAACCCGATTTGGGAGATGCCTGGGCTTTCTTCTACAAGTTTGAATTGCAACATGGAACTGAG GAGCAGCAGGGGGAGGTGATGAAGCGCTGTGAGAATGTGGAGCCGCGGCACGGGGAGCTATGGTGTGAGCAGTCCAAGCACATCCTCAACTGGCAGAAGAAGATCGGAGAGATCCTTGTCCTCGTGGCTGCAAAAATCAAGAACACATTCTGA
- the LOC121297690 gene encoding protein AAR2 homolog: MAEVQMDPELALGLFEEGATLVLLGVPEGTELGIDYNTWQVGPCFRGVKMIPPGLHFLHYSASNRPDRGGELGPRTGVFLKLKPRDIRLARWDRAEEDLDFSNSQEEEVERVRAGLRDLDRFLGPYPYGTLRKWVSLTDRMTEEGVRSMQPLSGKICAFAQVLPELALRHTQDRLEQNLPSYDSECHSMQEGLERLPKMKQKPGTEMRFSEIPKQNYPEGATPAQITHCSMDLSYALQSLIDRYYKEDPQQILGELQFAFVSFLIGNVYESFEHWQKLVNLLCRSEEAMQRHRSLYLNLVSVLYHQLGEIPPDFFVDIVSKDNFLTSTLQEFFSFAAGPDVDATLRKRAEKFKLHLTKKFRWDFEPDPEECAPVVVELLEGVTLA, encoded by the exons ATGGCTGAGGTACAGATGGACCCTGAGCTGGCCCTCGGGCTGTTTGAGGAGGGGGCCACGCTGGTGTTGCTGGGAGTGCCTGAGGGGACAGAGCTGGGCATCGACTACAACACCTGGCAAGTGGGGCCATGCTTCCGTGGTGTCAAGATGATTCCACCAGGGCTCCACTTCCTACACTACAGTGCTTCCAACAGGCCTGACCGTGGCGGGGAGTTAGGGCCTCGCACCGGTGTCTTCCTCAAGCTCAAGCCCCGAGACATCCGTCTGGCTCGATGGGACAGAGCCGAGGAAGATTTGGACTTCTCCAACTCCCAGGAGGAGGAAGTGGAGCGTGTCCGAGCCGGGCTGCGAGACCTGGATCGCTTCCTGGGGCCATATCCCTACGGCACGCTGCGCAAGTGGGTCTCGCTGACTGACCGCATGACTGAAGAAGGCGTACGCAGTATGCAGCCCCTGAGTGGCAAGATCTGCGCCTTCGCCCAGGTGCTGCCCGAGCTCGCCCTGAGGCACACCCAGGACCGGCTGGAGCAGAACCTGCCATCCTACGACAGCGAGTGCCACAGCATGCAGGAGGGGCTGGAGCGACTGCCAAAGATGAAGCAGAAACCCGGCACAGAGATGCGCTTCTCTGAGATCCCCAAGCAGAATTACCCTGAGGGGGCCACCCCTGCCCAGATCACTCATTGCAGCATGGACCTTAGCTACGCCTTGCAGAGCCTGATCGACCGCTATTACAAGGAAGATCCGCAGCAGATACTGG gGGAGCTGCAGTTTGCCTTTGTCTCTTTCCTGATTGGGAATGTGTATGAGAGCTTCGAGCACTGGCAGAAACTCGTGAACCTGCTCTGCCGCTCGGAGGAGGCCATGCAGAGACACCGCAGCCTCTACCTGAACCTCGTGTCTGTACTATACCACCAGCTTGGGGAGATCCCACCAGACTTCTTCGTAGACATTGTCTCTAAGGACAACTTCCTCACCTCCACGTTACAG GAGTTCTTCTCATTTGCTGCTGGCCCCGATGTCGACGCCACTCTGCGGAAGCGGGCAGAGAAGTTCAAGTTACACCTGACCAAAAAGTTCCGCTGGGATTTCGAGCCAGATCCCGAAGAGTGTGCCCCTGTAGTGGTGGAGCTGCTGGAGGGTGTGACTCTGGCCTGA